A genomic stretch from bacterium includes:
- a CDS encoding Hpt domain-containing protein, protein MAKYRRIFLEEATDHLAEISRALLELEKEMGNVEAIDTIFRMAHSIKSMAASLGYDPVSELSHRLEDRMEGVRTSGRVRDPEELSLLFRGLETLETMVQTVANDDPLAPADEGLLAELAEAGDALAAASPEAVGGEPKKVPS, encoded by the coding sequence ATGGCCAAATATCGACGGATCTTCCTCGAGGAGGCGACGGACCACCTCGCGGAGATCAGCCGTGCGTTGCTCGAGCTCGAGAAGGAGATGGGCAACGTAGAGGCGATCGACACCATCTTCCGGATGGCGCATTCGATCAAGTCGATGGCGGCCTCGCTCGGCTACGACCCCGTGTCGGAGCTCTCCCACCGGTTGGAAGACCGGATGGAAGGCGTTCGCACGTCGGGCCGGGTACGGGATCCCGAGGAACTCTCGCTCCTGTTCCGGGGGCTCGAGACCCTCGAGACGATGGTCCAGACCGTCGCGAACGACGATCCGCTCGCGCCCGCGGACGAAGGCCTGCTCGCCGAGCTCGCCGAGGCCGGGGATGCGCTCGCCGCCGCCTCCCCCGAGGCGGTGGGGGGCGAGCCAAAAAAAGTCCCGAGCTAG
- a CDS encoding chemotaxis protein CheW yields the protein MRAEGATEVSAAASAPTSETPASGEGAPPATPAPAAVSLSPTVRVRTDTLDRFLSAVGEVILSSSQLRTGVARYASDPEVADGFDRVDRRVAELQRRVLDLRTAPLVRVTDNLPRTARQVAEKLGKRVEVEIIGAELELDRSILDRLGEPLLHLLRNAVDHGLEMPDDRRAAGKPETGAIRVEARRQKDSIEIDVSDDGKGLDLASVCRRAIEAGLIHPDLVDDLPIEEIAAFVFHPGLSTAQSVTDVSGRGVGMDAVKATVESLGGGVELRSEVGVGTTTTLVVPITAAVQRVLVVGIGEERVAIPIGKVERILEVPRESIEEAAGDTFALVDDEPLPVFDLAQALRIEGEAPDSASVPIVLSEIRGERVALRVARFAGQQEFYVKPVPELLAKVRILSGLTVLDDGSPVFLLDLNQLGAA from the coding sequence GTGCGCGCGGAAGGCGCGACGGAGGTCTCTGCCGCGGCCTCGGCGCCGACGAGCGAGACGCCCGCGAGCGGAGAGGGCGCTCCGCCCGCGACGCCCGCCCCCGCCGCGGTCTCGCTCTCGCCGACCGTCCGCGTCCGGACGGACACCCTCGATCGCTTCCTGTCCGCGGTCGGCGAGGTGATCCTCAGCTCGAGTCAGCTGCGGACCGGTGTCGCCCGCTACGCCAGCGATCCGGAGGTCGCCGACGGTTTCGATCGCGTGGACCGCCGCGTGGCGGAGCTCCAGCGCCGCGTGCTCGACCTGCGCACGGCGCCCCTCGTCCGGGTGACCGACAACCTGCCGCGGACCGCTCGACAGGTCGCCGAGAAGCTCGGCAAACGCGTCGAGGTCGAGATCATCGGCGCCGAGCTCGAGCTCGATCGCTCGATCCTCGACCGGCTCGGGGAGCCGTTGCTGCACCTGCTCCGCAATGCCGTCGACCACGGGCTCGAGATGCCCGACGATCGCCGCGCCGCCGGCAAGCCGGAGACCGGCGCGATCCGCGTGGAGGCCCGGCGGCAGAAGGACTCGATCGAGATCGACGTCTCCGACGATGGCAAAGGCCTCGATCTGGCCTCGGTCTGTCGCCGGGCGATCGAGGCCGGTCTGATCCATCCCGATCTCGTCGACGATCTGCCGATCGAGGAGATCGCGGCCTTCGTCTTCCATCCGGGCCTCTCGACCGCCCAGTCGGTCACCGACGTGTCGGGGCGCGGCGTCGGCATGGACGCGGTCAAGGCGACCGTCGAGAGCCTGGGCGGCGGCGTCGAACTCCGGAGCGAGGTCGGTGTCGGCACCACGACCACCCTCGTCGTGCCGATCACCGCGGCGGTCCAGCGCGTTCTCGTCGTGGGCATCGGCGAGGAGCGGGTCGCGATCCCGATCGGCAAGGTCGAGCGCATCCTCGAAGTGCCACGGGAGTCGATCGAGGAAGCGGCGGGGGACACCTTCGCCCTCGTCGACGACGAGCCGCTGCCGGTCTTCGACCTGGCGCAGGCGCTTCGGATCGAAGGCGAGGCCCCGGACTCCGCTTCGGTTCCGATCGTGCTGTCCGAGATCCGCGGCGAACGGGTCGCGCTCCGAGTGGCGCGTTTCGCCGGCCAGCAGGAGTTCTACGTGAAGCCGGTGCCCGAGCTCCTGGCGAAGGTCCGGATCCTCTCGGGGCTCACGGTGCTCGACGACGGCAGTCCGGTCTTCCTCCTCGATCTGAATCAGCTGGGGGCGGCATGA
- a CDS encoding chemotaxis protein CheC, with protein sequence MTDEATPRTLSAKHDLEALVALAEAGASQAAEAFAQLVGQPVEALPPIVAFEGTTAGAGDPEATGVFFELEGCLDAIVGIVFPGRASETLVRRIVGIEQGPLEAPIVESALMEVGNILASHVASAIADRIGERLLPSIPSLAMDHAQAELEAFIERVVGPDAPRIETGLANDAGTVNGYLVLVPTD encoded by the coding sequence ATGACCGACGAAGCCACACCCCGGACGCTCTCCGCGAAGCACGACCTCGAGGCGCTCGTCGCGCTCGCCGAGGCCGGCGCGAGCCAGGCGGCGGAGGCCTTCGCGCAGCTCGTCGGCCAGCCGGTCGAGGCGCTGCCGCCGATCGTCGCGTTCGAGGGCACGACCGCCGGCGCCGGCGATCCCGAAGCCACCGGCGTCTTCTTCGAGCTCGAGGGTTGCCTGGACGCGATCGTCGGGATCGTCTTCCCGGGTCGCGCGAGCGAGACCCTCGTCCGGCGCATCGTCGGGATCGAGCAGGGGCCGCTCGAGGCGCCGATCGTCGAGTCGGCGCTCATGGAGGTCGGCAACATCCTCGCCTCGCACGTCGCGAGCGCGATCGCGGATCGGATCGGCGAGCGCCTCCTGCCCTCGATTCCCTCCCTCGCGATGGACCACGCGCAGGCCGAGCTCGAGGCGTTCATCGAGCGCGTCGTGGGGCCCGATGCGCCGCGGATCGAGACGGGCCTGGCCAACGACGCGGGGACGGTGAACGGATACCTCGTCCTCGTGCCGACGGACTGA
- the larB gene encoding nickel pincer cofactor biosynthesis protein LarB — MDAARLRALLEEVRDGRVDLEAAADELSRLPFVDTSIARIDTHRAVRQGIPEVVYGMQKTADQILEIARALREAGQDVLVTRVDAEKAGVLRSAMPEFVWDEVSSLAWIGPEDVPIRGKGPIVVVSAGSADLPVAAEAVGVAKRFGNEVELLQDVGVAGLHRLLASLDALRRARVLIVVAGMEGALPSVIGGLIDKPVIAVPTSIGYGAALDGLTPLLGMLTSCASNVTVVNIDNGFGAAHVATLINRL, encoded by the coding sequence TTGGACGCCGCCCGACTGCGCGCGTTGCTCGAAGAGGTCCGCGACGGTCGAGTCGATCTCGAAGCCGCTGCCGACGAACTCTCGCGTCTGCCTTTCGTGGATACCTCGATCGCGCGGATCGACACCCATCGAGCGGTTCGGCAGGGCATCCCCGAGGTCGTCTACGGGATGCAGAAGACCGCCGATCAGATCCTCGAGATCGCGCGGGCGCTGCGGGAAGCCGGGCAGGACGTGCTGGTCACCCGCGTCGACGCCGAGAAAGCGGGCGTGCTTCGGTCGGCCATGCCCGAGTTCGTATGGGACGAGGTCTCGTCGCTCGCCTGGATCGGACCGGAAGATGTGCCGATCCGGGGCAAGGGCCCGATCGTCGTCGTCTCGGCGGGCAGCGCCGATCTCCCGGTCGCCGCCGAGGCCGTCGGCGTGGCGAAGCGCTTCGGCAACGAGGTCGAGCTCCTGCAGGACGTGGGCGTCGCCGGGCTCCACCGCCTGCTCGCCTCCCTCGACGCGCTGCGCCGGGCGCGGGTGCTGATCGTCGTCGCGGGCATGGAAGGGGCTCTGCCCTCGGTGATTGGCGGGCTGATCGACAAGCCGGTGATCGCCGTCCCGACGAGCATCGGCTACGGCGCCGCCCTCGACGGGCTGACGCCGCTCCTCGGGATGCTCACCAGCTGTGCCTCGAACGTGACCGTCGTGAACATCGACAACGGCTTCGGCGCCGCGCACGTCGCGACGCTGATCAACCGTCTCTAG
- the larC gene encoding nickel pincer cofactor biosynthesis protein LarC: MSRILHLDAFSGAAGNMFMGTLLDLGLSRAKLLEGLAPLGLDFKLVVKRVARNGFAARYVDVRVPVSAKKKRAEEKAHAHGPSAHGHSHHHGVRGAHDGHGHAHGRHYAEIRDLIAKAKLDTRVKERSLAIFEALAKAEAKVHGSTVDAVHFHEVGAVDAIVDVVAAAVGLDALGIDRVTCSPIAIGHGTVESDHGRLPLPAPATLELLVGLPTVPAGVEWETLTPTGAAILKTVVDEFTSLPAMTVEKVGYGAGNDRKGPMPNVLRGTLGRAGGLGRDRVVCVETNLDDLVPEHFDHLMERLFEEGALDVSLQTLQMKKNRPGFLVRVLARPNDRDALARIVFAESTAIGVRVSEWDRLVLERTKKRLKTPLGTVSIKLIRSPEGQVDCSPEYDDCKRLARKHGLPLREVVERVRAQARQELAE; the protein is encoded by the coding sequence GTGAGTCGGATCCTCCACCTCGATGCGTTCTCCGGCGCCGCCGGAAACATGTTCATGGGCACGCTGCTCGATCTCGGGCTCTCACGGGCGAAGCTCCTCGAGGGGCTCGCCCCGCTCGGACTCGACTTCAAGCTCGTCGTGAAGCGCGTGGCGCGCAACGGCTTCGCCGCCCGCTACGTCGACGTCCGGGTCCCGGTCTCCGCGAAGAAGAAGCGGGCGGAAGAGAAGGCCCACGCCCACGGTCCCTCCGCCCACGGTCATTCGCATCATCACGGCGTCCGCGGCGCGCACGACGGACACGGGCATGCGCACGGCCGGCACTACGCCGAGATCCGCGATCTGATCGCGAAGGCGAAGCTCGATACGCGGGTCAAGGAGCGATCCCTCGCCATCTTCGAGGCCCTCGCGAAGGCCGAGGCGAAGGTCCACGGCTCGACCGTCGACGCGGTCCACTTCCACGAGGTGGGCGCGGTCGACGCGATCGTCGACGTCGTCGCGGCGGCGGTCGGCCTCGACGCGCTCGGGATCGATCGCGTGACCTGCTCGCCGATCGCGATCGGCCACGGAACCGTCGAGTCGGATCACGGCCGCCTGCCGCTCCCGGCCCCGGCGACCCTCGAGCTCCTGGTCGGCCTGCCCACGGTCCCGGCGGGCGTCGAGTGGGAGACGCTCACGCCGACGGGGGCCGCGATCCTCAAGACGGTGGTCGACGAGTTCACGTCGCTCCCGGCGATGACCGTCGAGAAGGTCGGGTACGGGGCGGGGAACGACCGCAAGGGGCCGATGCCGAACGTCCTGCGCGGGACCCTGGGACGAGCCGGGGGGCTGGGACGCGATCGGGTGGTCTGTGTCGAGACGAACCTCGACGACCTCGTTCCCGAGCACTTCGACCATCTGATGGAGCGGCTCTTCGAGGAGGGCGCGCTCGACGTCTCGCTGCAGACCCTGCAGATGAAGAAGAACCGGCCGGGCTTCCTCGTCCGCGTCCTCGCGCGCCCCAACGATCGCGACGCCCTCGCGCGGATCGTCTTCGCGGAGTCGACGGCGATCGGCGTGCGCGTCTCCGAGTGGGATCGACTCGTCCTCGAGCGGACGAAGAAGCGATTGAAGACGCCGCTCGGCACCGTATCGATCAAGCTGATCCGCAGCCCGGAAGGCCAGGTCGATTGCTCGCCGGAGTACGACGACTGCAAGCGACTAGCGCGGAAGCACGGGTTGCCTCTGCGAGAGGTCGTGGAGCGGGTCCGTGCCCAGGCCCGTCAGGAGCTCGCGGAATGA
- a CDS encoding alpha/beta fold hydrolase has translation MIRPRELGPSEVRADVDVSPFDLAPAAEHETGAAALCLHGLTGTPYEVRPVAEALAKRGIRSKGIWMAGHNGTVDDLAATHRDEWVGLASAALEALRAEHEKVFLVGVSMGGLTSLRLAQTGFVDGLVVIGTPLALAPPIPQLLPLVRLFSKGRPKRGSDLADPAAAARHPHFPMMPFDSVRELIRLQREVVPALEQIRAPILVAHGKRDSTASPADAERLYASVGTPAADRELFLLERSGHVVPVDYDGPALSTAAADFLSRRATRA, from the coding sequence ATGATCCGTCCCCGCGAACTCGGCCCTTCCGAGGTCCGCGCCGACGTCGACGTGTCGCCCTTCGACCTCGCTCCGGCCGCCGAGCACGAGACCGGGGCCGCGGCGCTCTGTCTGCACGGCCTGACGGGCACGCCCTACGAGGTGCGTCCCGTGGCCGAAGCCCTCGCGAAGCGGGGCATCCGCTCGAAGGGCATCTGGATGGCCGGCCACAACGGAACGGTCGACGATCTCGCGGCGACCCATCGCGACGAGTGGGTGGGGCTCGCGAGTGCGGCGCTGGAGGCGCTGCGAGCGGAGCACGAGAAGGTCTTCCTGGTGGGGGTCTCGATGGGCGGGCTCACGAGCCTGCGGCTCGCCCAGACCGGGTTCGTCGACGGCCTCGTCGTGATCGGAACGCCGCTGGCACTCGCGCCGCCGATCCCCCAGCTGCTTCCGCTCGTCCGACTCTTTTCGAAGGGGCGCCCGAAGCGCGGGTCCGACCTCGCGGATCCCGCGGCGGCGGCGCGTCACCCGCACTTCCCGATGATGCCCTTCGATTCCGTGCGCGAGCTGATCCGGCTCCAGCGCGAAGTCGTGCCCGCTCTCGAGCAGATCCGCGCGCCGATCCTGGTCGCCCACGGCAAGCGCGACTCGACCGCGTCGCCGGCGGACGCGGAGCGCCTCTACGCTTCGGTCGGGACGCCTGCGGCGGATCGCGAGCTCTTCCTGCTCGAGCGGTCGGGACACGTCGTCCCGGTCGACTACGACGGGCCCGCGCTCTCGACGGCCGCCGCGGACTTCCTCTCACGCCGCGCGACGCGCGCCTAG
- a CDS encoding response regulator has protein sequence MPATGPQQDRTLAFLRKRYGDMGLAVRAMPDDRSLLVSLPVGAAPFESPAGPIAVERIVFATIDAGRIKCLRPRALFGLPILDVRDASDPMGIEAVIRRAWRERVRALGEARRWLATLSIDAEWAPDESTLAFALPGETPDARIHLNDRNEAVLPSSGPLSGLALAERAERVVGLDRAIDSGADLECHLAAHIDDLRRKAQKREAAQRTQGLRDREDDAPPRARSLPPNRSQAAPAFRHRPRVLLVGNQLVEDGDLRDALERQGFRLATARSETEALMRLARTSPDLVVSEYALGRSDGASLVAATRSISGIEGIPVVLLDDARHEARREAARAVGAAGYVIGPRDATRFVARLGKLIATPGQRRFTRYAGRFDARLFGIAAPCIATEVGRGGVFLATDVQVDLNTAMRCEIALPELGRQVGFDGEVLYRAESQGAVPGLGLRFANITPEDEEALIAWLDRRERDRSATGS, from the coding sequence ATGCCGGCAACGGGACCGCAGCAGGACCGCACGCTCGCGTTCCTGCGCAAGCGATATGGCGACATGGGCCTCGCCGTCCGGGCGATGCCCGACGACCGGAGCCTCCTCGTCTCCCTGCCGGTCGGTGCGGCGCCCTTCGAGTCCCCCGCTGGCCCGATCGCCGTCGAGCGGATCGTCTTCGCGACGATCGATGCCGGTCGGATCAAGTGCCTGCGACCGCGGGCGCTCTTCGGTCTCCCGATCCTCGACGTCCGGGACGCCAGCGACCCGATGGGCATCGAAGCCGTCATCCGGCGCGCCTGGCGGGAACGCGTGCGTGCGCTCGGCGAGGCCCGCCGGTGGCTGGCCACGCTCTCGATCGACGCGGAGTGGGCACCGGACGAGTCCACCCTCGCCTTCGCACTCCCCGGCGAGACCCCGGACGCTCGGATCCATCTGAACGACCGAAACGAGGCCGTGCTCCCGAGCTCCGGCCCGCTCTCCGGTCTCGCCCTCGCCGAACGCGCCGAGCGCGTCGTCGGGCTCGACCGTGCGATCGACTCCGGCGCCGACCTCGAGTGTCATCTCGCCGCCCACATCGACGACCTGCGGCGGAAGGCACAGAAGCGCGAGGCGGCGCAACGCACGCAAGGCCTCCGCGACCGCGAGGACGATGCCCCGCCGCGCGCCCGCAGCCTTCCTCCGAACCGGAGCCAGGCCGCACCGGCGTTCCGCCATCGGCCTCGGGTGCTGCTCGTCGGCAACCAGCTCGTCGAGGATGGTGACCTGCGCGACGCCCTCGAGCGGCAGGGCTTCCGACTCGCGACCGCGCGGAGCGAGACCGAGGCGTTGATGCGGCTCGCTCGAACGAGCCCGGATCTCGTGGTCTCCGAGTACGCTCTCGGCCGCAGCGACGGGGCGAGCCTGGTGGCCGCCACCCGCTCCATCTCCGGCATCGAAGGCATCCCCGTCGTCCTGCTCGACGACGCCCGCCACGAAGCGCGACGCGAAGCCGCCCGCGCGGTCGGTGCCGCCGGCTACGTGATCGGCCCTCGCGACGCGACTCGCTTCGTCGCGCGCCTCGGCAAGCTCATTGCGACCCCGGGACAGCGACGCTTCACGCGTTATGCGGGCCGCTTCGATGCCCGCCTCTTCGGAATCGCCGCTCCGTGCATCGCGACCGAGGTCGGCCGCGGCGGCGTCTTCCTCGCGACCGACGTCCAGGTCGACCTGAACACGGCGATGCGCTGCGAGATCGCGCTCCCGGAGCTCGGCCGGCAGGTCGGCTTCGATGGCGAGGTGCTCTATCGCGCCGAGAGCCAGGGCGCCGTCCCCGGCCTCGGGCTGCGCTTCGCGAACATCACGCCCGAGGACGAAGAGGCGCTCATCGCCTGGCTCGATCGGCGCGAGCGCGACCGCTCCGCGACGGGAAGCTAG
- a CDS encoding class I SAM-dependent methyltransferase, whose protein sequence is MEAESLETEVTEATEAPRPRCAIAPGVEAPSGLASRAWDDAGEDAFLLGKSAGALDLRPPGEHDRPGVRAVFPPDRGGAGPNPLVRAFGPRIVAVHDLTAGLGGDAYRLARAGYAVVAVERDPVIFALLESGWRNAEAVPAEVSERLVFARGEGLDAIEAIDALDHGVYIDPMYPPPRRASAKPRRELQVLRAWLPADVDTRPIVEAARERAARVVVKRPHHADPLVPRPSHTIESKLVRFDVYVNPARLSEAGG, encoded by the coding sequence GTGGAAGCCGAGTCCCTGGAAACCGAGGTCACCGAGGCGACCGAAGCCCCGCGTCCGCGCTGCGCGATCGCGCCCGGCGTCGAGGCGCCGTCCGGGCTCGCTTCGCGCGCGTGGGACGATGCGGGCGAGGATGCGTTCCTGCTCGGGAAGAGCGCCGGTGCGCTCGACCTCCGCCCGCCGGGCGAGCACGATCGACCGGGCGTCCGCGCCGTCTTCCCGCCCGATCGCGGGGGCGCGGGACCGAATCCCCTGGTCCGCGCCTTCGGTCCTCGGATCGTCGCCGTCCACGACCTGACCGCGGGCCTCGGCGGGGACGCCTATCGTCTCGCCCGTGCCGGATACGCCGTCGTCGCGGTCGAGCGGGATCCGGTGATCTTCGCGCTCCTCGAGAGCGGCTGGCGGAACGCGGAGGCGGTGCCGGCGGAGGTCTCGGAGCGCCTCGTGTTCGCGCGCGGCGAGGGGCTCGACGCGATCGAGGCGATCGATGCCCTCGATCACGGGGTCTACATCGATCCGATGTACCCGCCGCCGAGGCGCGCGAGCGCGAAGCCGCGGCGCGAGCTCCAGGTCCTGCGGGCCTGGCTGCCCGCCGACGTCGATACGCGCCCGATCGTCGAGGCCGCCCGCGAGCGGGCAGCGCGGGTCGTCGTCAAGCGGCCTCATCATGCCGATCCGCTCGTGCCGCGCCCGAGTCACACGATCGAGAGCAAGCTCGTGCGCTTCGACGTCTACGTGAATCCCGCGCGTCTCTCCGAGGCGGGCGGATGA
- a CDS encoding 16S rRNA (uracil(1498)-N(3))-methyltransferase: protein MSSFWAWTESPVVTGECVLSSDEARHLSARRLRPGDSLVVFDGGGGTGSARLVESTKRAVRVEVESVEQAPAPAGGPVIASAIPKGDRLSTMLQMLSQLGARVWQPLVLEHSVVRSVDPESARFRRILVESAKVARRPWLLAARAPIALHGLLAAPREGPAVFGDREGEGGPLPSDCALVVIGPEAGFSEAERRDLAEAGVGPAALAPHNLRIETAAIAATVSAFTGRVAGTGEDG, encoded by the coding sequence ATGAGCTCGTTCTGGGCCTGGACGGAATCTCCGGTGGTGACCGGCGAGTGCGTGCTCTCGAGCGACGAAGCTCGCCACCTGAGCGCCCGCCGACTGCGACCCGGGGATTCGCTGGTGGTCTTCGACGGAGGCGGGGGAACGGGATCCGCGCGCCTCGTCGAGTCGACGAAGCGCGCGGTACGGGTCGAGGTCGAGTCCGTCGAGCAGGCGCCGGCTCCGGCCGGCGGGCCGGTGATCGCCAGTGCGATCCCGAAAGGGGACCGGCTGTCGACGATGCTCCAGATGCTCTCGCAGCTCGGCGCGCGGGTCTGGCAGCCGCTCGTCCTGGAGCACTCGGTCGTCCGCAGCGTCGACCCCGAATCGGCGCGATTCCGGCGGATCCTGGTCGAGAGTGCGAAGGTGGCGCGGCGTCCCTGGTTGCTCGCGGCGCGCGCACCGATCGCGCTCCACGGGCTGCTCGCCGCGCCACGAGAAGGGCCGGCCGTGTTCGGCGATCGCGAAGGCGAGGGGGGGCCGCTCCCGTCGGACTGCGCCCTCGTGGTGATCGGGCCGGAGGCCGGCTTCAGCGAAGCCGAGCGGAGGGATCTGGCCGAGGCAGGCGTCGGCCCGGCTGCGCTCGCGCCGCACAACCTGAGGATCGAGACGGCGGCGATCGCCGCTACCGTGAGCGCGTTCACCGGGCGGGTCGCGGGAACGGGAGAGGACGGATGA